TGACGTAGAAGCCGCACAGCAGCGCATCGCCGGCCAGCGGCAACATGCCGCCGACCCATTCGGCGCCGGTCAGCGTGCGCACTTCGGATTTGCCCGACCACGACAGCGCGAGCGGCTGAAAGGTCTGCAACACGCCGCGCAGCGCGGAGTGCGGACGCTTCGCGCCCTTCGCGACGAGCGCGAGACGGCCGTGATCGCGCGACAGCACGTCGATGATCAGACTGGTCTCGCGATACGGATAGCTATGGAGAACGAAGGCAGGTTGTTCCGCGATCCGGTAGTCGGATGCGGAGGTGCGCGGCGCTCGGCGAGTGGGTGTCTTACGTGGCTCGCCTTCGGCGCCCTGTGCGCTTTTAGTCGAAGATTTTCGGGTGCTACGCGCGGGTTTGGACGGCTCGCGTGCCGGCGCGGCCGGCTCCGAATCGTCCGGGTCCGAGTCGGAATTCAGCGTCATCCACGCGTCATTCGTACCCATACGCACGAAGTCCGGCTTCATTGTCGGCCCAGCCGCT
The nucleotide sequence above comes from Paraburkholderia aromaticivorans. Encoded proteins:
- the recO gene encoding DNA repair protein RecO, coding for MGTNDAWMTLNSDSDPDDSEPAAPAREPSKPARSTRKSSTKSAQGAEGEPRKTPTRRAPRTSASDYRIAEQPAFVLHSYPYRETSLIIDVLSRDHGRLALVAKGAKRPHSALRGVLQTFQPLALSWSGKSEVRTLTGAEWVGGMLPLAGDALLCGFYVNELLVKFCAREDPHPQLFHHYVVTMTRLAHDEPPVQVLRSFERVLLRETGYAMALDRTVARKAVLSEGRYVFDPERGVREASDDLPAQWPVVAGQTLLDMEQDDYHRAQTVTQSKTLMRFLLNTYLGGTPLATRQILIDLQNL